In a genomic window of Bradyrhizobium sp. LLZ17:
- a CDS encoding NAD(P)-dependent oxidoreductase, translated as MTDTTRHIAFIGIGKMGLPMSLLIAKAGYRVAAFDQSAARLNEARENGLAVASSPAEAVASRAVAITSLPDDAALRAVMLGPTGLVSAMAPKSVLIETSTVSAEASAEVGAAAQARGIAYLRAPVSGNASIVHTGALSCFVSGPRDAFESVRPLFASFTRSQTYLGPGEEARYAKLAVNLLIAVSAAMMAESLALARKGGIGWHDILKVLDDSAVASPMVKYKTAPLRTRDFESTFSCKQMAKDLDLILGAGHAVGVPLQLAAQVRETYGALVAQGDGETDFIATVKHLERLSGLGEPKL; from the coding sequence ATGACTGATACGACAAGACACATCGCGTTCATCGGTATCGGCAAGATGGGCCTGCCGATGTCGCTGCTCATCGCCAAGGCGGGCTACCGCGTCGCCGCCTTCGATCAGAGCGCAGCGCGGCTCAATGAGGCGCGTGAAAACGGTCTTGCGGTCGCAAGCTCGCCGGCCGAGGCTGTCGCTAGCCGCGCCGTGGCCATCACCTCGCTCCCCGACGACGCCGCATTGCGCGCCGTGATGCTTGGCCCGACCGGCCTCGTCAGTGCGATGGCGCCGAAGTCGGTCCTGATCGAGACCAGCACGGTCAGTGCCGAAGCCTCGGCCGAGGTCGGCGCCGCCGCGCAGGCGCGCGGGATCGCCTATCTGCGGGCGCCCGTCTCCGGCAATGCCAGCATCGTCCACACCGGCGCTTTGAGCTGCTTTGTGTCCGGTCCCAGGGACGCTTTCGAAAGCGTCAGGCCGCTGTTCGCGAGCTTCACTCGTTCGCAGACCTATCTCGGCCCCGGCGAGGAAGCACGTTACGCCAAGCTCGCGGTCAATCTCCTGATCGCGGTCTCGGCGGCGATGATGGCGGAAAGCCTCGCGCTGGCGCGCAAGGGCGGCATCGGCTGGCACGACATTTTGAAGGTGCTGGACGACAGCGCGGTCGCCTCCCCGATGGTGAAGTACAAGACCGCGCCGCTACGGACGCGCGATTTCGAGTCGACCTTCTCCTGCAAGCAGATGGCCAAGGATCTGGACCTCATCCTCGGTGCCGGCCACGCCGTCGGCGTGCCGCTGCAGCTGGCGGCGCAGGTCCGCGAGACCTACGGCGCGCTGGTGGCGCAAGGCGACGGCGAGACCGACTTCATCGCGACCGTCAAGCATCTCGAACGGCTGTCGGGCCTTGGCGAGCCCAAACTCTGA